Proteins encoded in a region of the Zea mays cultivar B73 chromosome 2, Zm-B73-REFERENCE-NAM-5.0, whole genome shotgun sequence genome:
- the LOC100281655 gene encoding Probable protein S-acyltransferase 22-like isoform 2 precursor (isoform 2 precursor is encoded by transcript variant 2) gives MVASLPIAQLLFFHILLIKKGISTYDYIIALREQEQDDLSGQQSPQMSRVSSYTGLSSTSSFGPLRRGSWCTPPRLFLEDQFDVIPSEAASSHNSAMKRKEDEGKRKKGSGAVQISPWALARLNAEEVSRVAAEARKKSKVLLPIRKDDYSRDHETDSSYGGMSNGRIDLGTDSKRRTNRRGRQPSDLSLKPVAKISTDVIDSTSRDMAPEALSNLAPLQLEALSAFHPSRAASCVNAGGSSPDSSLDSPDLHLYRVSAVSSSGAEDLQLTALTAPGSTPQQGIQLSRSTSDGYEASGGEDSDRIPSRIVHRSSNWASIILNSDQSASSSGILVPKNRLS, from the exons ATGGTCGCTTCACTACCTATTGCCCAACTTCTTTTTTTCCACATTCTTCTGATAAAGAAG GGAATCAGTACCTATGACTACATCATTGCGCTGAGAGAGCAAGAACAAGATGATTTGAGTGGGCAGCAGAGTCCACAGATGTCTCGTGTAAGCTCGTACACTGGACTCAGCAGTACTAGTTCCTTTGGTCCACTTCGTCGTGGTTCATGGTGCACTCCACCAAGGCTGTTTCTTGAGGATCAG TTCGATGTTATTCCATCGGAGGCTGCTTCTTCGCATAATTCTGCTATGAAGAGAAAAGAAGACGAGGGAAAGAGGAAGAAGGGCTCAGGGGCTGTGCAAATAAGCCCATGGGCATTAGCTCGTCTTAATGCTGAAGAAGTCTCGAGGGTTGCTGCAGAGGCACGGAAGAAGTCCAAAGTTTTATTACCAATCAGAAAAGATGACTATTCGCGAGACCACGAAACAGATAGTAGCTACGGAGGCATGAGCAATGGCAGGATTGATCTAGGCACCGATAGCAAGAGGAGAACGAACAGAAGAGGAAGACAGCCCAGTGATCTCTCTCTCAAACCTGTTGCAAAGATATCTACAGATGTTATTGATTCTACCAGCAGGGACATGGCCCCAGAAGCACTGTCCAACTTAGCACCATTGCAACTTGAGGCACTGAGCGCCTTCCATCCCAGTAGGGCTGCATCCTGTGTGAATGCTGGTGGGTCATCTCCAGATAGCAGCTTGGATTCGCCTGACCTGCATCTGTACCGAGTCTCAGCTGTCTCCTCGTCTGGAGCTGAAGACTTACAACTGACAGCTCTCACTGCTCCAGGAAGCACTCCACAGCAAGGGATCCAACTGTCGAGGTCGACCAGCGATGGGTACGAAGCGTCAGGGGGTGAAGACAGCGACCGCATTCCGTCACGGATAGTGCACCGCTCGTCGAACTGGGCAAGCATCATCCTCAACTCTGACCAGAGTGCGTCCTCATCTGGCATTCTTGTGCCAAAGAACAGACTGTCCTGA
- the LOC100281655 gene encoding Probable protein S-acyltransferase 22-like isoform 1 (isoform 1 is encoded by transcript variant 1): MRRHGWQLPYHPLQVVAVSVFLALAFAFYVFFAPFVGRNVFQYVVIGLYTPLVLCVFFLYIWCAAANPADPGVFKSKKYLSLYGSGKHRHLKECRKGSSDVRLQLEGTGEKQEHEVAASSEMSMTQYKDNIPSCMSSTFSAFLLLFYPLSFVLSCCQSHEWSSEQQATEEGMFFCSLCEVQVLKYSKHCRVCDKCVDGFDHHCRWLNNCIGRRNYGRFFILMSTALILLILQSATGVLVLVLCFVERKEFCLQIVSKLGSSFSVVPFVIVVASCTILAMVASLPIAQLLFFHILLIKKGISTYDYIIALREQEQDDLSGQQSPQMSRVSSYTGLSSTSSFGPLRRGSWCTPPRLFLEDQFDVIPSEAASSHNSAMKRKEDEGKRKKGSGAVQISPWALARLNAEEVSRVAAEARKKSKVLLPIRKDDYSRDHETDSSYGGMSNGRIDLGTDSKRRTNRRGRQPSDLSLKPVAKISTDVIDSTSRDMAPEALSNLAPLQLEALSAFHPSRAASCVNAGGSSPDSSLDSPDLHLYRVSAVSSSGAEDLQLTALTAPGSTPQQGIQLSRSTSDGYEASGGEDSDRIPSRIVHRSSNWASIILNSDQSASSSGILVPKNRLS, translated from the exons GTTTTATGTGTCTTCTTTCTATACATCTGGTGTGCTGCAGCAAACCCAGCAGATCCCGGGGTCTTCAAATCAAAGAAGTATCTGAGCTTGTACGGAAGCGGCAAACACAGGCATCTGAAGGAATGCAGAAAGGGTTCTTCAGATGTTCGGTTACAACTTGAGGGAACTGGAGAAAAGCAAGAGCATGAGGTCGCAGCATCTAGCGAGATGTCAATGACTCAATACAAGGACAATATTCCATCTTGCATGAGTTCAACTTTCTCTGCATTTCTCCTTCTATTCTACCCTCTGTCTTTTGTTCTCTCCTGCTGTCAGTCACATGAATGGTCCTCTGAACAGCAAGCCACTGAGGAAGGGATGTTTTTCTGCAGTCTATGTGAAGTTCAA GTGTTGAAGTATAGTAAGCATTGCAGAGTTTGTGACAAATGTGTTGATGGTTTTGATCATCACTGCAGG TGGCTCAACAATTGTATTGGAAGAAGAAATTATGGGAGGTTTTTTATTCTAATGTCAACCGCCCTTATCTTG CTTATCTTACAATCAGCAACTGGAGTATTGGTGCTAGTGCTATGCTTTGTTGAGCGAAAGGAATTCTGTCTGCAAATTGTTTCAAAGCTTGGAAGCAGCTTCTCTGTAGTGCCTTTTGTTATTGTGGTG GCATCATGTACCATCCTAGCCATGGTCGCTTCACTACCTATTGCCCAACTTCTTTTTTTCCACATTCTTCTGATAAAGAAG GGAATCAGTACCTATGACTACATCATTGCGCTGAGAGAGCAAGAACAAGATGATTTGAGTGGGCAGCAGAGTCCACAGATGTCTCGTGTAAGCTCGTACACTGGACTCAGCAGTACTAGTTCCTTTGGTCCACTTCGTCGTGGTTCATGGTGCACTCCACCAAGGCTGTTTCTTGAGGATCAG TTCGATGTTATTCCATCGGAGGCTGCTTCTTCGCATAATTCTGCTATGAAGAGAAAAGAAGACGAGGGAAAGAGGAAGAAGGGCTCAGGGGCTGTGCAAATAAGCCCATGGGCATTAGCTCGTCTTAATGCTGAAGAAGTCTCGAGGGTTGCTGCAGAGGCACGGAAGAAGTCCAAAGTTTTATTACCAATCAGAAAAGATGACTATTCGCGAGACCACGAAACAGATAGTAGCTACGGAGGCATGAGCAATGGCAGGATTGATCTAGGCACCGATAGCAAGAGGAGAACGAACAGAAGAGGAAGACAGCCCAGTGATCTCTCTCTCAAACCTGTTGCAAAGATATCTACAGATGTTATTGATTCTACCAGCAGGGACATGGCCCCAGAAGCACTGTCCAACTTAGCACCATTGCAACTTGAGGCACTGAGCGCCTTCCATCCCAGTAGGGCTGCATCCTGTGTGAATGCTGGTGGGTCATCTCCAGATAGCAGCTTGGATTCGCCTGACCTGCATCTGTACCGAGTCTCAGCTGTCTCCTCGTCTGGAGCTGAAGACTTACAACTGACAGCTCTCACTGCTCCAGGAAGCACTCCACAGCAAGGGATCCAACTGTCGAGGTCGACCAGCGATGGGTACGAAGCGTCAGGGGGTGAAGACAGCGACCGCATTCCGTCACGGATAGTGCACCGCTCGTCGAACTGGGCAAGCATCATCCTCAACTCTGACCAGAGTGCGTCCTCATCTGGCATTCTTGTGCCAAAGAACAGACTGTCCTGA
- the LOC100281655 gene encoding probable protein S-acyltransferase 22-like isoform X1 has protein sequence MSMTQYKDNIPSCMSSTFSAFLLLFYPLSFVLSCCQSHEWSSEQQATEEGMFFCSLCEVQVLKYSKHCRVCDKCVDGFDHHCRWLNNCIGRRNYGRFFILMSTALILLILQSATGVLVLVLCFVERKEFCLQIVSKLGSSFSVVPFVIVVASCTILAMVASLPIAQLLFFHILLIKKGISTYDYIIALREQEQDDLSGQQSPQMSRVSSYTGLSSTSSFGPLRRGSWCTPPRLFLEDQFDVIPSEAASSHNSAMKRKEDEGKRKKGSGAVQISPWALARLNAEEVSRVAAEARKKSKVLLPIRKDDYSRDHETDSSYGGMSNGRIDLGTDSKRRTNRRGRQPSDLSLKPVAKISTDVIDSTSRDMAPEALSNLAPLQLEALSAFHPSRAASCVNAGGSSPDSSLDSPDLHLYRVSAVSSSGAEDLQLTALTAPGSTPQQGIQLSRSTSDGYEASGGEDSDRIPSRIVHRSSNWASIILNSDQSASSSGILVPKNRLS, from the exons ATGTCAATGACTCAATACAAGGACAATATTCCATCTTGCATGAGTTCAACTTTCTCTGCATTTCTCCTTCTATTCTACCCTCTGTCTTTTGTTCTCTCCTGCTGTCAGTCACATGAATGGTCCTCTGAACAGCAAGCCACTGAGGAAGGGATGTTTTTCTGCAGTCTATGTGAAGTTCAA GTGTTGAAGTATAGTAAGCATTGCAGAGTTTGTGACAAATGTGTTGATGGTTTTGATCATCACTGCAGG TGGCTCAACAATTGTATTGGAAGAAGAAATTATGGGAGGTTTTTTATTCTAATGTCAACCGCCCTTATCTTG CTTATCTTACAATCAGCAACTGGAGTATTGGTGCTAGTGCTATGCTTTGTTGAGCGAAAGGAATTCTGTCTGCAAATTGTTTCAAAGCTTGGAAGCAGCTTCTCTGTAGTGCCTTTTGTTATTGTGGTG GCATCATGTACCATCCTAGCCATGGTCGCTTCACTACCTATTGCCCAACTTCTTTTTTTCCACATTCTTCTGATAAAGAAG GGAATCAGTACCTATGACTACATCATTGCGCTGAGAGAGCAAGAACAAGATGATTTGAGTGGGCAGCAGAGTCCACAGATGTCTCGTGTAAGCTCGTACACTGGACTCAGCAGTACTAGTTCCTTTGGTCCACTTCGTCGTGGTTCATGGTGCACTCCACCAAGGCTGTTTCTTGAGGATCAG TTCGATGTTATTCCATCGGAGGCTGCTTCTTCGCATAATTCTGCTATGAAGAGAAAAGAAGACGAGGGAAAGAGGAAGAAGGGCTCAGGGGCTGTGCAAATAAGCCCATGGGCATTAGCTCGTCTTAATGCTGAAGAAGTCTCGAGGGTTGCTGCAGAGGCACGGAAGAAGTCCAAAGTTTTATTACCAATCAGAAAAGATGACTATTCGCGAGACCACGAAACAGATAGTAGCTACGGAGGCATGAGCAATGGCAGGATTGATCTAGGCACCGATAGCAAGAGGAGAACGAACAGAAGAGGAAGACAGCCCAGTGATCTCTCTCTCAAACCTGTTGCAAAGATATCTACAGATGTTATTGATTCTACCAGCAGGGACATGGCCCCAGAAGCACTGTCCAACTTAGCACCATTGCAACTTGAGGCACTGAGCGCCTTCCATCCCAGTAGGGCTGCATCCTGTGTGAATGCTGGTGGGTCATCTCCAGATAGCAGCTTGGATTCGCCTGACCTGCATCTGTACCGAGTCTCAGCTGTCTCCTCGTCTGGAGCTGAAGACTTACAACTGACAGCTCTCACTGCTCCAGGAAGCACTCCACAGCAAGGGATCCAACTGTCGAGGTCGACCAGCGATGGGTACGAAGCGTCAGGGGGTGAAGACAGCGACCGCATTCCGTCACGGATAGTGCACCGCTCGTCGAACTGGGCAAGCATCATCCTCAACTCTGACCAGAGTGCGTCCTCATCTGGCATTCTTGTGCCAAAGAACAGACTGTCCTGA